A stretch of Lepisosteus oculatus isolate fLepOcu1 chromosome 11, fLepOcu1.hap2, whole genome shotgun sequence DNA encodes these proteins:
- the bmp8a gene encoding bone morphogenetic protein 8A: MCSSTAGQASSGRRRRNSAPHRQLFPLSLPLLLLWLLSLWGSAEGREPHSGFLLRRLSVRERKEVQREILSILGLPGRPRPHPPLRPPSAAPLFMLDLYHTVSAGAEEGEYLGLGLGSAGLHLGHAALPTLSTHIPPLGTMVNEADTVMSFVNVVEQERDFFQPRPYWKEFRFDLTPLPQGETVTAAEFRVYKTLSLGPRGNRTLHISVYEIVKQNRHREPELVLLDLQSVPGGQEGWLVFDVTAATNRWQQNPHSNHGLRLYAETEEDRSLSPGWVGLVGRRGPRSKQPFMVTFFRASHTPTRAPRAARTSNRKKKPKYDLPHPNRLPGIFDHNHINSGRQACKRHELYVSFSDLGWKDWVLAPSGYSAFYCDGECMYPLGSCMNATNHAMIQLVVHLLKPDEVPKACCAPTKLSPISVLFYDDNNNVILKKHRNMVVKTCGCL, translated from the exons ATGTGCAGCAGCACAGCCGGCCAGGCCAGCAGCGGCAGGAGGCGGAGGAACAGCGCCCCACACAGGCAGCTCTTCCCCCTTTCCCTGCCCCTCCTGCTGCTGTGGctgctctctctctggggctccGCGGAGGGCCGGGAGCCCCACTCCGGCTTCCTGCTGCGCCGCCTCAGCGTTCGCGAGAGGAAGGAGGTGCAGAGGGAGATCCTGTCCATCCTGGGGCTGCCGGGGCGGCCGCGGCCCCACCCTCCGCTGCGGCCCCCCTCCGCGGCCCCCCTGTTCATGCTGGACCTGTACCACACGGTCTCTGCTGGGGCGGAGGAAGGGGAGTACCTGGGGCTGGGGCTCGGCTCGGCCGGCCTGCACCTGGGCCACGCGGCTCTGCCCACCCTCAGCACGCACATCCCCCCGCTGGGCACCATGGTGAACGAGGCGGACACGGTGATGAGCTTCGTCAACGTGG tgGAGCAGGAGCGGGATTTCTTCCAACCGCGCCCGTACTGGAAGGAGTTCCGGTTCGACCTGACGCCGCTCCCCCAGGGAGAGACGGTGACGGCCGCCGAGTTCCGCGTCTACAAGACCCTGAGCCTGGGGCCCCGCGGGAACCGGACCTTACACATCAGTGTGTACGAGATCGTGAAGCAGAACCGCCACAG GGAGCCAGAGCTGGTGCTGCTGGACCTGCAGTCGGTGCCGGGCGGACAGGAGGGCTGGCTGGTGTTCGATGTGACTGCGGCCACTAACCGCTGGCAGCAGAACCCGCACAGCAACCACGGGCTCCGACTGTACGCCGAGACGGAGGAGG ACCGCTCCCTGTCCCCAGGCTGGGTGGGGCTTGTGGGGCGCAGGGGACCCCGGTCCAAGCAGCCCTTCATGGTCACCTTCTTCCGGGCGAGCCACACCCCCACACGCGCGCCACGTGCCGCCCGCACCAGCAACCGCAAGAAGAAGCCCAAATACGACCTGCCGCACCCCAACCGCCTGCCAGGGATCTTCG ATCACAACCACATCAACAGCGGCCGGCAGGCGTGTAAGAGACACGAGCTGTACGTCAGCTTCAGTGACCTGGGCTGGAAG GACTGGGTGCTGGCCCCCTCAGGTTACTCTGCCTTCTACTGCGATGGAGAGTGTATGTATCCCCTGGGCTCCTGCATGAACGCCACCAACCACGCCATGATACAGCTGGTG GTACACCTGCTGAAGCCGGATGAGGTCCCGAAGGCCTGCTGTGCGCCGACCAAGCTGAGCCCCATCTCCGTACTCTTCTACGACGACAACAACAACGTCATCCTGAAGAAACACCGCAACATGGTGGTGAAGACCTGTGGTTGTCTGTGA
- the LOC107077494 gene encoding zinc finger protein 706, translating to MARGQQKIQSQQKNAKKQAEKKKQQGADQKAAAKAALVFTCPVCRTQMPDPKTFKQHFESKHPKSPLPPELVDVQA from the exons ATGGCTCGCGGGCAGCAGAAGATTCAGTCCCAGCAGAAGAACGCCAAGAAGCAGGCAGAGAAGAAGAAGCAGCAGGGGGCCGATCAGAAGGCAGCGGCGAAGGCAGCTTTGGTCTTCACCTGTCCTGTGTGCAGG ACCCAGATGCCTGACCCCAAGACGTTCAAGCAGCACTTCGAGAGCAAGCACCCCAAGTCCCCTCTCCCCCCCGAGCTGGTGGACGTGCAGGCGTGA
- the LOC102682232 gene encoding orexin/Hypocretin receptor type 1-like — protein MDRAQLNASAPGASEPNGTAQAGGAHSDYEEEILRYLWKEYLFPRQYEWVLIAGYIFVFVVALTGNILVCLAVWRNHHMRTVTNYFIVNLSLADLLVTAICLPVSLVVDITESWFFGQTLCKVIPYLQTVSVSVSVLTLSFIALDRWYAICHPLMFKSTARRARNSIVLIWLLSLAIMVPQAVVMETSSMIPELANRTQLLSVCEERWGGEVYPRVYHVCFFLVTYLAPLCLMFMAYFQIFRKLWSRQIPGASGAVSRKWVRGAGSSDDGGQAPGVERPSGSAGLVARPGTAPSAEVKQLRARRKTAKMLLVVLLVFSLCYLPISVLNVLKRVSGVFDNAGDREAIYAWFTFSHWLVYANSAANPIIYNFLSGKFRGEFKAAFSCCFRGLRRCRGAEARRLARTTSQKSLTNGSKSEPLSSRVSEHVVLSSVRAVPS, from the exons ATGGACCGAGCCCAGCTGAACGCCAGCGCTCCGGGGGCCTCCGAGCCCAATGGCACGGCGCAGGCCGGAGGGGCTCACTCGGACTATGAGGAGGAGATCCTGCGCTACCTGTGGAAGGAGTACCTCTTCCCCCGGCAGTACGAGTGGGTCCTGATCGCCGGCTACATCTTCGTCTTCGTCGTGGCGCTGACCGGCAACATCCTGG tgtgtctggcTGTCTGGAGGAATCACCACATGAGGACGGTCACTAACTACTTCATAGTAAACCTCTCTCTGGCCGACCTGCTGGTCACTGCCATCTGCCTGCCGGTCAGCCTGGTGGTGGACATCACAGAGAGCTGGTTCTTCGGCCAGACGCTGTGCAAGGTCATCCCCTACCTGCAG ACGGTCTCAGTGTCGGTGTCAGTCCTCACCCTCAGCTTCATCGCCCTGGACCGCTGGTACGCCATCTGCCACCCGCTGATGTTCAAGAGCACCGCGCGGCGGGCACGCAACAGCATCGTGCTCATCTGGCTGCTGTCCCTCGCCATCATGGTGCCCCAGGCCGTCGTCATGGAGACCAGCAGCATGATCCCCGAGCTGGCCAATCGGACccagctgctgtctgtgtgcgaGGAGCGCTGGGGGG ggGAGGTGTACCCCCGCGTCTATCATGTCTGCTTCTTCCTGGTGACCTACCTGGCCCCCCTGTGCCTGATGTTCATGGCGTACTTCCAAATCTTCCGCAAGCTCTGGAGTCGACAG ATCCCCGGCGCCTCGGGTGCCGTCTCTCGGAAGTGGGTGAGGGGTGCGGGGTCCAGCGATGACGGGGGGCAGGCGCCGGGGGTCGAGAGGCCATCGGGGTCCGCAGGGTTGGTGGCACGGCCGGGCACCGCGCCGAGCGCCGAGGTCAAGCAGCTGCGCGCCCGCCGCAAGACGGCCAAGATGCTGCTGGTGGTGCTGCTGGTATTCAGCCTATGCTACCTGCCCATCAGCGTGCTGAACGTGCTGAAGAG GGTGTCGGGCGTGTTCGACAACGCGGGCGACCGCGAGGCCATCTACGCCTGGTTCACCTTCTCCCACTGGCTGGTTTACGCCAACAGCGCCGCCAACCCCATCATCTACAACTTCCTGAGCG GGAAATTCCGGGGGGAGTTCAAAGCCGCGTTCTCCTGCTGTTTCCGGGGGCTGCGGCGGTGCCGGGGAGCGGAGGCCCGCCGCCTGGCACGCACCACCAGCCAGAAGTCGCTGACCAACGGGAGCAAGTCTGAGCCGCTGTCGTCGCGCGTGTCCGAGCACGTGGTCCTGAGCAGCGTCAGGGCCGTGCCCAGCTGA